GGAGCGCACGTAGCGCCGGGCGATCGAGACCACGAGGCGCAGGTTGGCGCGGATGAACTCGTCCTTCGCGCGGTTGCCGTCGGCGACGACGCGCTCGAGCTCCTCGCGGCTCACGCCGGCCGGAAGCTGGTCGGCGTCGAGCAGGTGCTCGGCGTAGAGCCCCGCCTCGATCGCCTTGGAGAGATCGACCTCACGTGCCGCGTCGAGCAGAGGTGTCCGGGAGATCTCGTGCAGGTAGACTCCGACGAGGTCGCGCTCCTCGGCGACCTCGTCCGTTCGCAACACCATGCTTTTTTCCATGTCGCCCACGGTCCCCTCGTTGACCCCATTTGCCTTCTTGCGGGCCGTCCCTGTATCCATCAGGCCCTCCCCGGTAATCCGCGTCCCCAGCGGTGCCCCTCTAACAACGGCGCACGTCCCCAGCTGATTCCGGCATTCGGATGGAATCTCGTTGTCGTACGATCGAAGCTGTCACGAATGCCTGAAATCTGGCTGTGAGCGCGGTGCGTAGTTCCTGAATCGGCTCGGCTGGCGGGGGATGTAGAGTTACCGGCCGGTCGATGCGCTCAACGGGTGCTTACCCCTGGCCCGTCAAATCACACCATCCGGGACAGTTGAGTCGCAGCGACCCAACTCACTGGGCCCCTGCGATCCCTGTCACCCAAGACTTACGGGAAACGTGATCGGAGGGTTCAGCCCACCAGCGAACCTTCCCGGTCCGCACCGCATTCCCAGCGGACCGGCAGTGCGCCACCACCCCGACGAGCGCAAGATCATCCCAGGTCAGCGTGGCTTTCCGCGACCGCCCGGCGCACGCAGTGGCGCCGTGGCCTCATCGGCCGCGGCGAGTGCCCGGCCGGCCCGCTTCTGGTTACGCACAGCGACGCCGACGAAGATGCAATCGACGACCATCAACTGCACGGCCCGGCTGGCGAACGCGCCCGCCCGGTACGTCGTCTCGCGCACCGCCGTGGTCAGCACCAGATCGGCCGTGTCCGCGATCGGCGAGCGCGGGAAGTTCGTCACCGCGACCGTGACCGCGCCGCGTCGTCGCGCCTGTGCCAGCACGTCCAGCACGCCGGCGCTGGTGCCGCTGTGCGAGATGCCGATCGCCACGTCGCCCTCGGCCAGCAGCGCGGTGGAGGCGAGCGCGGCCTGCGGGTCCGGCCAGTAGGCGACGCTGCGGCCGATCCGGTGCAGCTTCTGCTGCAGGTCCAGCGCCGCGCACCCGCTGGTCCCGGTGCCGTAGACCTCGATCCGGCCGGCGGCGTCCACGGCCGCCACGACCCGCTCGCAGGCGACCGCGTCGAGCTGGGCCGCGGTCTCCTCCAGGGCCCGCGCCTCGTTGAACGCGATCGTCGCCACGATCCGGGCCAGGTCCGCGTCCGGCGGGATCTCGCCGCCGGCCACGCGCGCGTCCGTGGGGCGTCCACGGCCGGCCGCCCCGGCCGCCTCCGCCGCCAGCCGGAGCCGCAGCTGCGGGTAGCCGGCGACGCCGATCGAGCGGCAGAACCGGATGACCGTGGCCTCG
This genomic window from Catenuloplanes niger contains:
- a CDS encoding MurR/RpiR family transcriptional regulator, whose amino-acid sequence is MVNSPGLLVHINALLPSLSPAEQRVARLVVSDPADAAGHTITGLATAAETSEATVIRFCRSIGVAGYPQLRLRLAAEAAGAAGRGRPTDARVAGGEIPPDADLARIVATIAFNEARALEETAAQLDAVACERVVAAVDAAGRIEVYGTGTSGCAALDLQQKLHRIGRSVAYWPDPQAALASTALLAEGDVAIGISHSGTSAGVLDVLAQARRRGAVTVAVTNFPRSPIADTADLVLTTAVRETTYRAGAFASRAVQLMVVDCIFVGVAVRNQKRAGRALAAADEATAPLRAPGGRGKPR